In the Burkholderia contaminans genome, TGCGCGTGGCTCGCCACGCTCGCGTACGCGGTCGGCGCGGCCGCGACGCACGTCGTCGCACCGGACGACACGCTCGCCCGCGTGTCGCCCTCCTCCGGCGTCTGGCTGCTGCTGTTCGCGTGGGCCGTGCTCGTCGCGGATGCGCTCGCGCGCCTCGCATTCGGCCCGTGGCGGCGTCTCGCCGCGCTCGTCGTCGCGATAGCGGCGATTTCGGTGCCGCTCGCGAGCGGCTGGTGGGACGGCCTGTCCGTGATGCGCGAATACGCGGTGCGCAGCGACGACTTCTGGATCGAGGCGATCCGGCACGTGTCGCTCACCGGTGCCTCGGTGGCTGCCGCGCTCGTCGCGGGCGTGCCGCTCGGCATCGCCTGCGCGCGCATCGCGGCGGTGCGTACCGTCGCGATGCCCGTGCTCAATATCGTGCAGACGATCCCCAGCATCGCGATGTACGGGCTGATGATGGCGCCGCTCGGTTTGCTCGCCGCGCACGTGCCGCTCGCGGCCGCGCTCGGCATCCGCGGCATCGGCGTGGCGCCTGCCGTGCTCGCGCTGTTCCTGTATTCGCTGCTGCCGATCGCGTCGAGCGTCGTGGTCGGGCTCGGCCAGGTGCCGCCGCACGTGACCGAAGCGGCGCGCGCGATGGGCATGACGCGCGTGCAGCGGTTGCTGCGCGTCGATCTCGTGCTCGCGCTGCCGGTGATCCTGAGCGGCGTGCGCATCGTGCTCGTGCAGAACATCGGATTGACCGCGGTCGCCGCGCTGATCGGCGGCGGCGGCTTCGGCACCTTCATCTTCCAGGGGATCGGGCAGTCGGCCGCCGATCTCGTGCTGCTCGGCGCGATCCCGACGATCGCGCTCGCGCTGGTGGCGGCCGTCATATTCGAAGCCGCGACCACGCTCGCGAAGGGGCGTGCAGGATGATCGAGATCGAACGTGCGGGCAAACGCTTCGGCGATATCGTTGCCGTCGACGACGTCACGCTGACGATGAAACGCGGCACGATCACCGCGCTCGTCGGCGCATCGGGCAGCGGCAAGTCGACGCTGCTGCGCATGATCAACCGGCTGATCGCGCCCACCAGCGGCACGATCCGCATCGACGGCGTCGATACGGCCACCGTTGCGCCCGAGCAGCTGCGGCGCGGCATC is a window encoding:
- a CDS encoding ABC transporter permease; the protein is MTGRAAASARRITADKVGILIGVLTIVAVLGLPFAVLRPNRIAAGTDLSVFTALPALQGAGLAALWIVGALWAMTASRPTWRLLAGCAWLATLAYAVGAAATHVVAPDDTLARVSPSSGVWLLLFAWAVLVADALARLAFGPWRRLAALVVAIAAISVPLASGWWDGLSVMREYAVRSDDFWIEAIRHVSLTGASVAAALVAGVPLGIACARIAAVRTVAMPVLNIVQTIPSIAMYGLMMAPLGLLAAHVPLAAALGIRGIGVAPAVLALFLYSLLPIASSVVVGLGQVPPHVTEAARAMGMTRVQRLLRVDLVLALPVILSGVRIVLVQNIGLTAVAALIGGGGFGTFIFQGIGQSAADLVLLGAIPTIALALVAAVIFEAATTLAKGRAG